In Nostoc edaphicum CCNP1411, the sequence CAATGAAATTACCAAAACTAACGAACAATTACAACAAGAAATCCTGGAACGCCAACGCATCTTAGAAATTCTTCGACAAAGCGAAGAACGCTATCGTTACTTAGCTGAGGCAATTCCTCAACTTGTATGGACAACTGATGCTAACGGTGAATGTGATTTTTTTAATCAAAATTGGTGTGACTACACTGGGCTAACATTAGAGCAGTCTTTGGGTTCTGGTTGGTTGGCTGCATTGCATCCAGATGATATTCAAAGTGCTGATGAGGTGTGGTCTAATGCTGTCAAAGAAGGCACTATATATAACAACGAATATCGCTTCAAACGGGCTTCTGATGGCTCCTATCGTTGGCAATTAGCGCGAGGTTTACCACTCAAAGATGAGCAAGGTTTTGTAGTTAAGTGGTTTGGAACATGTACAGATATCCACGAACAAAAACAAATACTTGAAGAACGGGCGCACCTACTGGAATTAGAACAAATAGCACGAGCGAAAGCAGAAACAGCCAATCGAATTAAAGATGAATTTTTAGCCGTCCTTTCTCACGAATTACGCACTCCACTGAATGCAATTCTCGGTTGGTCAAAGTTGTTGCAAACTCGCAGGTTAGACCAAGTAAAGACATTTGAAGCACTAGCCACAATCGAGCGGAATGCCACTTTACAGGTTCAACTCATTGAAGACTTGCTGGATATCTCCAGAATTTTACAGGGCAAACTGACGCTGAATATTACGAAGATTAACCTAGAGTCTACGGTATTGTCGGCATTAGAAACAATGCAGTTAGCGGCAGAAACAAAGTTGATTGAGGTGAATACGGCATTTGAACCGGATGTGGGAGAAGTTCTGGGCGATTCTACTCGTTTGCAGCAAGTTGTCTGGAATCTCCTTTCTAACGCTGTCAAATTTACACCCAAGGGAGGAAAGGTAGAAGTGCGATTAGAGCAAGCTGATGGCTATGCTCAACTTGTAGTTAGCGATACAGGTAAGGGAATTAACGCTGACTTTTTGCCATTCGTGTTTGATTATTTCCGCCAAGCGGATAGCACCTCTACGAGAAATTTTGGTGGATTAGGGCTGGGATTGGCAATTGTGCGTAATATCATTGAAATGCATGGCGGTATGGTCAAAGCAGAGAGCCACGGTGAGGGAAAAGGGGCAATATTTACTGTGAGCTTACCGCTTCTGGCAGATGAAAGTCCAAGTCTGACAGATGAACAAAACTACCCTGCTTTTTTAGCTCCTAACTCCTTACCTCTGAATGGCATCCGAGTTTTAGTTGTTGATGATGATGCTGATTCACGAGATTTTGTTGCTTTTGTATTAGAGCAAGATGGGGCTTTTGTTATTGCGGTATCTTCCGCTTATGAAGCATTACAAACCCTAGCAGAGGTAAAGCTAGATGTTTTGGTCAGCGATATTAGTATGCCCGATATGGATGGCTATATGTTAATACATCAAGTGAGAAATTTGATACCAGAACAAGGTGGACAAATTCCAGCAATTGCCTTGACTGCCTTTGCGAGAAATGATGACCAGCAAGAAGCCTTAAAAGCTGGGTTTCAGATGCATTTACCCAAGCCTCTTAACCCAGAAGAATTAGTTGCAGCCATTGCTCAACTTCTTGACATAAAAGTGTCAGAAATTACCTAAAAAAAACTTTTTACTTCTAATAAAGCACCATCTATTTTGTACAAATGGACAGTTGCATGAGACAAAACTTGTATCAAGTTGGGTTAATAACTTATAATTCCTGCTAGAACCCGGATAAAGCTGCGCTTTTGCTCCCTGCCCCTAATCCCCAGAGGGGGCGACGAGTTCCCCGTTTGCGGGACTGAGAGTTGAGTGTTTTTACGATGACAGCCGAACTCAATATTACATGTAAACCAAGCAGGTAAGGTAATGAAAATGCTGAAAAACAAGAATATACTGGTAGCAGCTATTATCTGCTTGTGTTTGAGTAATGGGAATACTGTCTTTGGTAAAAATTTTGGCGTTGTTTTATCAAAAATTCCAAACTCAAATCAAGCAGCACTTCCTCAGAACAAAAACGCAGTTGCTAACTTCGAGCGAGGAGCCAATCTCCAAACACAAGGAGATTTAAAAGGAGCAGAGGCAGCTTTTCGGAAAGCAATTGAACTAGAACCAAAATTTATCCAAGCTTACATTGCTTTGGGAAATACTCTCGACGATCAAGGCAAACTCCAAGAAGCGATCGCACAATATAATAAAGCCATCAGCCTTGATCCTAAGTATCCTCAAGCCCACTTTCACTTAGGAAATGCACTGTACGATCAAGGCAAACTCCAAGAAGCGATCGCCCAATATAATCAAGCTATTAGCTTCCATCCCAAGTATGCAGACGCTCACTATTACTTAGGGAACGCTTTGTATGCTCAAGGAAAACCAACAGAAGCAGTCGCCGAATATACAGCAGCCATTGCCTTCAATCCGAAAAATTCAGCCGCTTATAACGCCTTGGGAAATGCTCTGTACGCTCAAGGGCAACTAGAAGAAGCGATCGCTCAGTACAAAAAAGCCATAAGTTTCGCTCCCAAGTATGCAGACGCTCACTATAATTTAGCAAGTGCTTTATACGCTCAAGGAAAACCAACAGAAGCAATCGCTGAATATACCCAAGCGATTCGCCTTGATCCGAAACATGCACAAGCTTACACAGGTTTGGCAAATGCGATGGACGATCAAGGCAAACCACAAGAAGCGATCGCACATTACAAAAAAGCCATTAGCCTCGTACCCAACGATGCTTATGCTTACTATAATTTGGGCGTCACTTTGGGAAGGCAAGGACAACTAGAAGAAGCGATTTTCAATTTCAAAAAAGCCAGAGAGTTATTCCAAGCAGAGGAAAACAAGGAGATGCTTGAGCAAGTTGATCAGCTAATCCAAAAATTAACGCAATAAAGGGATTGGGGACTAGTACCGCTAGGCGGAATTAAAAATTAAAAATTAAAAATTAAAAATTGAAAATGAATACAACGTAAGCGTTTCATTGATTTGGAATGGGTGGTTTATTTCCGCCGTGCTGTACTAGGAAAGAAGCAGGGGGAGCAAGAGAAGAATGACAAATGACAAATGACAAATGACCAATAACAGAGGTAAAGTCTACCTCGTAGGTGCTGGGCCTGGAGATGCGGCATACCTAACAGTAAAAGCTTACAATCTTTTAGCTACGGCTCAGGTGTTAGTCTACGATGCTTTAGTAGATGCTCAATTATTGCAGTGCGTACCAGATGATTGCCTAAAGTTAGATGTCGGCAAACGCGGTGGCAAACCCAGTACAACCCAAGCAGAGATTAACAAGTTACTGGTAAAACACTGTCTGCAAGGAAAACAAGTTGTACGACTCAAATCAGGTGATCCGTTGATTTTTGGGCGTTGCGCTTCCGAAATTGAAGCGTTGAAAGCATCAGGTTGTGATTTTGAACTAGTACCAGGAATTTCCTCAGCCCTTGCAGCACCTTTGTTAGCAGGAATTCCCCTGACAGATCCAGTTTTAAGCCGCTGTTTTGCAGTATTTACAGCTCACGAACCAGAGGTTTTAGACTGGGAGGCACTGTCACGCTTAGAGACACTGGTAATTTTGATGGGAGGGCAACATCTACCAGAGATTGTACATAAACTGCTGCGACACGGGCGATCGCACTTAACACCCATTGCGATCATCCGTTGGGCAGGAACTCCCGATCAACAAATTTGGACAGCGCAACTGGGCAATATTTTGGAACAAACCACCGGATTATCCCTTTCTCCGGCGGTAATTGTGATTGGCGAAGTTGTTGGGCTACGCAAGTACTTACAACCTGAGAAAATAGATTGTCAGGATTCAACTACAGCCAAAACTTCTAGCCTCCCTGTTATGTCAAGCAACTTCTTCCTCTCTCCCCTTCCCCTTACTGGTAAAACAATCTTGGTAACACGTTCAGTTGGCCAGTCGAGTCAATTTAGCGATCGCCTCATCGCATCAGGTGCAACAGTCATCGAAATGCCTACCTTAGAAATCGGCCCACCTTCCAGTTGGGAAGCTTTGGATGATGCGATCGCTCATTTATCTGACTTCGACTGGTTAATTCTCACTTCTACCAACGGCATAGACTACTTTTTTGAAAGGCTAACCGCCCAAGGTAAAGATGCCCGGGCCTTAGCTGGCGTCAAAATTGCCGTCGTTGGTGAGAAAACAGCCCAAGGTCTTAAACAACGCTCTCTCCAAGCAGATTTTATTCCCCCCAACTTTATTGCCGATTCTTTAGTGGAAAAATTTCCAGAGAAACTGGATGGTAAAAAGGTTTTATTTCCCAGAGTTGAAAGCGGCGGAAGAGAAATTTTGGTTCAGGAATTAACTCTCAAGGGAGCAAAGGTGATAGAAGTTGCGGCATATCAATCTTGTTGCCCTAATGGTATTCCAGATGCGGCAAAGTTAGCTCTCCAAAACCGCAAGGTAGATGTGATTACTTTTGCTAGTTCTAAAACTGTACAATTTTTCTGTCAACTTACTAACAATATATTTTCCAACAACTCTGATCCTAGCCAATTATTAGAAGGAGTTTGTATTGCCTCTATCGGCCCCCAAACCTCCAAAACTTGCCATTCTTTATTTGGGCGTGTGGACATAGAAGCTGAAGAATATACTTTAGACGGTTTAACCCAAGCACTGATCACATGGGCAACCAATTCTTAGATCTAACTTTTCACGGTATCTGGAAAACCTCTCTCTAAATCTCTCTCCTGCAAGGAGAGAGACTTTGAATTACTGGTTTGGAAGTTAGATTTTCCGTGGACTTTTCCACATGACGTGAAAAGTCAGATTCTTAGATGAGGAAGCAGGCGAGAATAACAAATGACAAATGACAAATGACAAAACGCATAATCGGCTTAACTGGCGGTATTGCTACAGGCAAAACCACCGTCACAAATTATTTGGCTAGCGCTTATAACCTGCCGATTTTGGATGCAGATATTTATGCTAGAGACGCAGTATCTTTAGGTTCGCCGATTCTGGGTGCGATCGCTCAACGTTACGGCGAACAAATTTTACTACCAGATGGTAGCCTCAACCGCCAAAAGCTAGGCGAAGTTATCTTTAATCGTCAAGATGAACGCAACTGGATAGATGATTTGATTCATCCTTATGTGCGCGATCGCTTCCTCACAGCAATTGCCCAATCTTCCTCACAAACACTGGTGTTAGTAGTGCCTCTATTATTTGAAGCGGGAATGACTGATTTGGTTACAGAAATTTGGGTAGTGCATTGTTCCCAAGAGCAACAACTACAAAGATTGATACAAAGAAACCATTTAAATAGAGAACAGGCAGAAGCCAGGATCAACAGCCAATTATCTATCGAAGAAAAAGTTGCTCATGCAGATGTCGTTTTAGATAACTCCTCTACCCTAGAATTACTACTGAAACAGGTAGATATAGTCCTAAAAGCCAGGAGTGGAGACTAAAGTCTATTTGTCTTAAAAAGTTACATAGACGACATTCTTAAGACATAAAACATTTATAAATTAATATTATATTTCTAACAAAAAAACACTCATATCTGACCAAATATTGTTCAATAATTCGGTGATTTTACAGTTGAATCTGCGGTTCCTAGTACTGTAAATTTAAGTAAATAGTAAAACAATAGCTGCTATAACATCTGGTGTTGTATGAAATACTGAAGATTAAAGGTAACAAACTAGTCAATAATATGAAAAATAGTGAACTTTTACCTAAAAAACAGCATCATATTGACATCAATGGTTTATCTTACAGAAGATCCATTTAGTATAAATTAAATATTAATATCTCAGAATTGAGTCTTAAACAAACTGACTTTTGAACTATTATTTCTATTTCCCAATTTTTTTAAGTGCCTTCTCTTCAATCAGAACAGGTATGAACTTAAGTTTTAGTTTTTTAAATAAATTATCTTTGGTTAGCTTTCCAGCTAATCCATTAAAACAAAAGAATAAAATCCATGATTATAGCCAACAAGTTTGGGGAAGCGACTACGTATTTGAGCGCCTCAATGAAGGAATGATCGGCTACATGACTGGAGTAGGGAAAGGCATAAAACCCTGCGATCGCATTATTTTACGAGAAGGTTGTGAATCTTATCAATATCAAGTTGAAGAAGTTGATTACTACTCCGATCCGTCTGATATGTGGATAGCTTTGCTCAAACAAATACCTATTGACTAAATATTAAAGTCAACCAGTTACTTCAATTCCAGATGTGAAAATTCTTCTTCTCTTGCTACATAATGAGAGAAGTTAGTTATTTATTTTAACGTGAGTTCGACAAGTCTTATTTGACCTCTCCCCCAACCCCTCTCCGACACGGAGAGGGGAGCAAAAGGCTTAATTTTTCGTTGCTCCTCCCTTTCCGTTTCGGAGAGGGAGGCTGGGAGGGAGAGGTTCATCGAACTCACGTTATTTTAAATTGATCAAAAAATGAGCTATTAAAGTATTCCTTTCGTAGGATAGCAAGTAAAGATGCAAAAGATTTGGGTTATTTTTATCAAGGTGCATTACTGAACCATCAACTGCTAAGTGGTGATGATCTATCCAACGCTCCTGTGAATCTAGTAAAAAACTGAAGTAGGGGCTGACATCTGGATGATTTTTTGTTAATTCATCGTAGCTTTGATAAAAAGGAGGTATCCCAATTCCCATTGGCATATATAAGCCGTTAGGATACTCTTGTACAGTCAATTGAGGGAGTGTTTTGAGATTAACCCCACTAATGAATAATCTATTTTGTTCACTAGTCTTAGTATCTGTGAACAGTAACTCAATTTCCTGTAAATTTTGTTCAACACCAATCGGTTTAATGTTCCTTAAAATAGCTTTATCAAATTTGCCTATTCTCCAGTATTGATTTCCCCAAGGCTTATTTTGATCATAAAATCCTGGTGGTCGAAAACTTGCAAATTTAACTTCCTTTTTAGCGTCGTAAAAATCTCCCCATTTTGTGACATTAGTCGCTAACGTAGTTCTAACTTTTCTACCTTGCTCTCCCGATACAATTATCCTTTCATCCAGGGGAAACTGAGTAGCAACTTCTTTTTCATCAATTATATTTCTCAGAAGATTAGTCTTTAATATTGTGCCACTTGGGTCTTGCCAGTGTTCTAATTTCCACCAATGCTTCCAATAGGAAATATTATTAATTTTTTCAAAAATATTTTTGTAATGCCCCATCGGAAAGGTAAACCAGCTTTGATAATAAAGGGATTTATTGCTATCCTCTTTAGTGAAAAGCAAAATTTCCCAAAATCCGGCATTTAAGCAATTATTAGCTAAAGCGACCTCTACGAGGTTTTGCTTTTCAAAACCATCTCCTCCAACAATTTCTATATTGTTGGAATTAGCTGGAAAACTAATTTGTTGTCTATTCCACTCCCGGTCTGTAAAAGCAATTATTTCTAAACCCTGATCTTTTTTAACCCATTCGGGTGCTTTTGGGACTAATAGCTCTAAATCAACATTTTTTATAATTATTTGTGCCGTTTTGTTGTCTGTTGGCTCAAGCACAAAATCAAAATGCGTATCATCTCTCTTAATAATTGTTAATTTTCTCTGAGAATATCTTTGAAAGTTTTTGCCTAAAGGTGCGGGATTAACTGGATAATCGACATTCGATAATTCTTGTAGCTTTACACTCATCTTGTCATCAAATTTATATCTGGACTTAAACCAGAAACCACCTATTCCCAGCAAACCAAGGCATAAAATAAGGGTACTGAATAAAATTTGTTTCTTCGTGACTCTAAAATTAGCTTTGCCAAATCGGGAAATGCCTGCATTTTTTTCCTTCGCAGAATTCTTTTTCATTAGACAAATTTATTTTTATCAGAATGCCGCTTAATAGCATACTGTTCTATGCAACTGATTCCTTATTTTTCCGCGGAAAGGTCACATTATTAAACAATTATCTGGAATGAAGGGGGTTAATGCTCATTTACTGCGGATGCGGAATGCTACGTCTCTCTTAGAACGAAAATTGCTCCTCTTGGGTAAACTACAAGAGGAGCAATTTTTTGCGCTTAAGTTTTAATCAGGCTCTAAGCTCGACTTTATCCATTTTTTTCGCAACGCGATCGCACAAATAATTAAAGATTTATAGTGGGGACTTTAGTCCTCATAATTAAAGTAGGCTACTTCCCTTAATTGGATAAAGTAGAACTAGGCTGTCGAAGAAACTCAATATTCAAATCTAGCTTTTTTCCTAACCATAGAGAATGCTCGGCATGGTCTGCTACAGCATCGCCTGTTTCAGGGTGGACGAGAATATCCAATCCCTCACGATTGAGCATTAACCAGGGAACGACTTTATCAAACTGGTTTGGTAAGAAAGCAACTTGATACATTCCTTTTGGGTGCGGCCCGATGGGCTTGTCAAACCAGCGTCCAAGTTGCACGTCAAATCTAGCACCCACTTCTTCCCGTACATGCGCAGCTACATCCCGACTTGCGGTATCAAAGTAAACATGAGCATGAAAACCAGCGATCTCGATAGTATCTTCTTTCATAGATCCACTTTTCGCTCTCAACTCTAATTTTCTGTAGCGGAATTCTCACTGAAAAAGCGATGTCTACGATGGCTACGCCTACGCTTAATTTTAGCCCAATACCGTACAGTTAAGGATTAGTTGTTGAGATTGACTCTACAGAGATCATCTATTTAAGTAAATTCTGGGTAGACGAGAATAAACCAAATTCAGAATTTAGCTGGCTAAGATTTATTTTTTAATTCTGCATTATTCTTCAAGCAATCTTAGTAGCTAGTTAATGCTTAAATTGCTTGTAGTTTTTTGGACAACTTCATCTTTTTTAGGAGTAACTGAAAGATGCACAATATGTACTGAACAAGGAGCATGGTGAAGGACGTAGTTACTCACACTACCGAGAAATAGTTCCATCAGTCCAGAATGACCCCGACGCCCCATAACAATCAGGTCAGCACCATAAGTACGGGCTAAGTCACAAATAATCCGACCAGGATTACCAACATTTTGTGTAAATTCCGTAGTTACACCTGCTGTATTAGATTTAACACAAAAAGATTGCAACATCTGGATTCCTTGATTTTTAAAGGTATCCCACTGCTTTTGATATACCTCAAAGCTTTGATGACTCAATCCCGGATAGTAGTCAAAATTAGACAGCATAGGGCCGTAAGGACTACCCTCTTCTTCGGGAGATAGGA encodes:
- a CDS encoding hybrid sensor histidine kinase/response regulator, with the protein product MSDIISELWTNFFTPGSFIPHGHCYLWQTNLVWLHILSDSLIALAYYSIPATLFYFVRKRQDLPFDWIFLLFSGFIVACGTTHLIEIWTLWHPTYWLSGFVKAITATISLITAVNLVSLVPQALAFTSPAQLEQANQELQTQITERLRVEKELLKYQNHLEEMVAVRTNEITKTNEQLQQEILERQRILEILRQSEERYRYLAEAIPQLVWTTDANGECDFFNQNWCDYTGLTLEQSLGSGWLAALHPDDIQSADEVWSNAVKEGTIYNNEYRFKRASDGSYRWQLARGLPLKDEQGFVVKWFGTCTDIHEQKQILEERAHLLELEQIARAKAETANRIKDEFLAVLSHELRTPLNAILGWSKLLQTRRLDQVKTFEALATIERNATLQVQLIEDLLDISRILQGKLTLNITKINLESTVLSALETMQLAAETKLIEVNTAFEPDVGEVLGDSTRLQQVVWNLLSNAVKFTPKGGKVEVRLEQADGYAQLVVSDTGKGINADFLPFVFDYFRQADSTSTRNFGGLGLGLAIVRNIIEMHGGMVKAESHGEGKGAIFTVSLPLLADESPSLTDEQNYPAFLAPNSLPLNGIRVLVVDDDADSRDFVAFVLEQDGAFVIAVSSAYEALQTLAEVKLDVLVSDISMPDMDGYMLIHQVRNLIPEQGGQIPAIALTAFARNDDQQEALKAGFQMHLPKPLNPEELVAAIAQLLDIKVSEIT
- a CDS encoding tetratricopeptide repeat protein, encoding MLKNKNILVAAIICLCLSNGNTVFGKNFGVVLSKIPNSNQAALPQNKNAVANFERGANLQTQGDLKGAEAAFRKAIELEPKFIQAYIALGNTLDDQGKLQEAIAQYNKAISLDPKYPQAHFHLGNALYDQGKLQEAIAQYNQAISFHPKYADAHYYLGNALYAQGKPTEAVAEYTAAIAFNPKNSAAYNALGNALYAQGQLEEAIAQYKKAISFAPKYADAHYNLASALYAQGKPTEAIAEYTQAIRLDPKHAQAYTGLANAMDDQGKPQEAIAHYKKAISLVPNDAYAYYNLGVTLGRQGQLEEAIFNFKKARELFQAEENKEMLEQVDQLIQKLTQ
- the cobA gene encoding uroporphyrinogen-III C-methyltransferase: MTNNRGKVYLVGAGPGDAAYLTVKAYNLLATAQVLVYDALVDAQLLQCVPDDCLKLDVGKRGGKPSTTQAEINKLLVKHCLQGKQVVRLKSGDPLIFGRCASEIEALKASGCDFELVPGISSALAAPLLAGIPLTDPVLSRCFAVFTAHEPEVLDWEALSRLETLVILMGGQHLPEIVHKLLRHGRSHLTPIAIIRWAGTPDQQIWTAQLGNILEQTTGLSLSPAVIVIGEVVGLRKYLQPEKIDCQDSTTAKTSSLPVMSSNFFLSPLPLTGKTILVTRSVGQSSQFSDRLIASGATVIEMPTLEIGPPSSWEALDDAIAHLSDFDWLILTSTNGIDYFFERLTAQGKDARALAGVKIAVVGEKTAQGLKQRSLQADFIPPNFIADSLVEKFPEKLDGKKVLFPRVESGGREILVQELTLKGAKVIEVAAYQSCCPNGIPDAAKLALQNRKVDVITFASSKTVQFFCQLTNNIFSNNSDPSQLLEGVCIASIGPQTSKTCHSLFGRVDIEAEEYTLDGLTQALITWATNS
- the coaE gene encoding dephospho-CoA kinase (Dephospho-CoA kinase (CoaE) performs the final step in coenzyme A biosynthesis.) translates to MTKRIIGLTGGIATGKTTVTNYLASAYNLPILDADIYARDAVSLGSPILGAIAQRYGEQILLPDGSLNRQKLGEVIFNRQDERNWIDDLIHPYVRDRFLTAIAQSSSQTLVLVVPLLFEAGMTDLVTEIWVVHCSQEQQLQRLIQRNHLNREQAEARINSQLSIEEKVAHADVVLDNSSTLELLLKQVDIVLKARSGD
- a CDS encoding DOPA 4,5-dioxygenase family protein, coding for MKEDTIEIAGFHAHVYFDTASRDVAAHVREEVGARFDVQLGRWFDKPIGPHPKGMYQVAFLPNQFDKVVPWLMLNREGLDILVHPETGDAVADHAEHSLWLGKKLDLNIEFLRQPSSTLSN
- a CDS encoding universal stress protein — its product is MFKKILVALDRSEMGQQVFEEALSLAKLTQASLMLLHVLSPEEEGSPYGPMLSNFDYYPGLSHQSFEVYQKQWDTFKNQGIQMLQSFCVKSNTAGVTTEFTQNVGNPGRIICDLARTYGADLIVMGRRGHSGLMELFLGSVSNYVLHHAPCSVHIVHLSVTPKKDEVVQKTTSNLSIN